A part of Marinomonas rhizomae genomic DNA contains:
- a CDS encoding chemotaxis protein CheA yields the protein MSFEVDEEILQDFLVEAGEILEQLSEQLVDLEQNPDDKQLLNAIFRGFHTVKGGAGFLQLNALVGCCHYAENVFDILRNGQRKIDSDLMDIVLQALDAVNEMFEVVRAGGEPEPASPELIAALAVYAKPPTAEELASADDETLDEVEEIAEEQADSDVEETEEVVSAAVESVDISDDEFESLLDALGDTSNENDEVESGLAEESSATPRTDDEITEDEFDALLNQLHGSGAPGINDEPADNASSNDTSSDEITEDEFEELLDKLHGETPPANKKEDTPKDDAKKAEPSAGAESDLITEDEFESLLDSLQSKGGSDKSEAPAAKKPEPKVAQAKPKADPKPAPKPTPKAPEPELKEKVNTPVTQEATVRVDTKRLDDIMNMVGELVLVRNRLVRLGLQSDDESMGKAVSNLDVVTGDLQNAVMKTRMQPIKKVFGKFPRVVRDLARNLKKEVNLELRGEETDLDKNLVEALADPLVHLVRNSVDHGVEAPDVREAKGKPRVGHVILSAEQEGDHILLSIDDDGAGMDPDVLRKKAVEKGLMDADAAERLSDEEAFNLIFAPGFSTKVEITDVSGRGVGMDVVKTKISQLNGTLQIKSVLGQGSRFIIKVPLTLAIMPTLMVTLSDQAFAFPLVSVNEIFHLNLKKTNVVDGQQVVVIRGKTLPIFHLKSWLIKGNSRDDLPAEAHVVVVQVGMSEVGFVVDQLVGQEEVVIKPLGKMLQGTAGMAGATITGDGRIALILDVPSMLKCYASR from the coding sequence ATGAGTTTCGAGGTCGATGAAGAAATTTTACAAGATTTTTTGGTAGAAGCTGGCGAAATCCTAGAGCAGCTTTCCGAACAACTAGTAGATTTAGAGCAAAATCCTGACGATAAGCAACTGCTTAACGCGATTTTTCGTGGTTTTCACACGGTAAAAGGTGGTGCTGGATTTTTACAATTAAATGCCTTGGTTGGTTGTTGTCATTATGCTGAGAACGTTTTTGATATTTTAAGGAACGGTCAGCGTAAAATAGATTCTGATTTGATGGACATTGTTTTGCAGGCACTTGATGCTGTAAACGAAATGTTCGAGGTTGTTCGTGCTGGTGGTGAGCCTGAGCCGGCTTCACCAGAGCTGATCGCTGCGCTTGCAGTATATGCAAAACCGCCAACCGCAGAAGAGCTTGCTAGTGCAGATGATGAAACGTTAGATGAAGTTGAAGAGATTGCCGAAGAGCAAGCTGACTCTGATGTTGAAGAAACTGAAGAAGTTGTTTCTGCTGCGGTTGAATCTGTTGATATTTCTGATGATGAGTTCGAATCTTTATTAGATGCCTTGGGCGATACTTCGAATGAAAATGACGAAGTAGAAAGTGGTTTAGCAGAAGAAAGTAGTGCAACGCCAAGAACTGACGACGAAATCACTGAAGATGAGTTTGATGCATTATTGAACCAACTTCATGGCAGCGGTGCGCCTGGAATTAATGACGAGCCAGCTGATAACGCTAGTTCAAATGATACATCTTCTGATGAAATTACCGAAGATGAATTTGAGGAACTTCTTGATAAGCTTCATGGAGAAACGCCTCCAGCAAATAAGAAAGAAGACACACCTAAAGACGATGCTAAAAAGGCAGAGCCTAGTGCCGGTGCAGAGTCGGACTTAATTACTGAAGACGAATTTGAATCTCTATTAGATAGCTTGCAAAGTAAAGGCGGTTCAGATAAGTCAGAAGCTCCTGCAGCTAAGAAGCCTGAACCTAAGGTTGCTCAAGCCAAGCCAAAAGCTGACCCGAAACCAGCTCCAAAGCCTACACCTAAAGCACCAGAGCCTGAACTCAAAGAAAAAGTTAATACTCCTGTTACCCAAGAAGCAACAGTGCGAGTAGATACAAAACGCTTGGATGACATAATGAACATGGTTGGTGAGCTTGTATTAGTTCGAAACCGTCTTGTTCGTTTGGGACTCCAAAGTGATGATGAATCTATGGGGAAAGCGGTTTCAAACTTGGATGTTGTTACGGGTGATCTACAAAACGCCGTAATGAAAACTCGAATGCAGCCAATCAAAAAAGTATTCGGCAAGTTCCCTCGAGTGGTTCGAGATTTGGCCCGCAACCTGAAAAAAGAAGTAAATTTAGAGCTTCGTGGTGAAGAGACAGATCTGGATAAAAACCTCGTTGAAGCACTCGCCGATCCGCTTGTCCACTTGGTTCGAAATTCGGTTGACCATGGTGTTGAGGCACCTGATGTTCGTGAAGCGAAAGGCAAGCCAAGAGTTGGCCATGTTATTTTGTCTGCAGAACAAGAAGGCGATCATATTTTACTCTCCATCGATGATGATGGTGCAGGTATGGACCCTGATGTGTTGCGTAAAAAAGCCGTTGAAAAAGGCTTGATGGATGCGGATGCAGCAGAGCGTTTATCTGATGAAGAAGCATTCAATTTGATTTTTGCACCAGGATTTTCAACAAAAGTTGAGATTACTGATGTGTCTGGTCGTGGCGTTGGGATGGATGTTGTTAAAACAAAGATCTCACAGTTAAATGGTACCTTACAGATTAAATCTGTCCTTGGACAAGGGTCTAGATTTATCATCAAAGTGCCATTAACGCTTGCTATTATGCCGACTCTGATGGTGACGCTATCAGATCAAGCGTTTGCGTTTCCATTGGTCAGTGTTAACGAAATATTCCATCTAAATTTGAAAAAAACCAATGTGGTAGATGGTCAGCAAGTGGTTGTTATTAGAGGTAAAACTTTACCAATTTTCCACCTAAAAAGCTGGCTAATCAAAGGGAATAGTCGAGATGACTTACCTGCAGAAGCACATGTGGTTGTTGTTCAGGTTGGTATGAGTGAAGTGGGTTTTGTTGTAGATCAGCTTGTTGGTCAAGAAGAAGTGGTTATAAAACCATTAGGTAAAATGTTGCAAGGTACCGCTGGTATGGCAGGTGCAACAATTACAGGTGATGGTCGTATTGCATTGATTCTGGATGTGCCTAGTATGCTTAAGTGTTACGCATCTAGGTAA
- the flhA gene encoding flagellar biosynthesis protein FlhA, with protein sequence MNFDRGRLTGQVQGILSGNLGIPILLLSLLAMMILPIPAFLLDVLFTFNIALAIVVLLVAIYSMRPLDFAVFPTVLLVSTLMRLALNVASTRVVLLNGHEGGDAAGKVIQAFGEVVIGGNYVVGFVVFAILMIINFAVVTKGAGRISEVSARFTLDAMPGKQMAIDADLNAGMIDADQAKQRRTEIASEAEFYGSMDGASKFVKGDAIAGLLILGINIIGGLSIGMAQHDLSFTEAIERYSLLTIGDGLVAQLPSLMLSTAAAIMVTRVNETGDMGGQIVRQMFGSSKALYVAAGVMTIMGIVPGMPHFSFLSLAACLGGLAYFLEYRKKQKPKQGPKSAGKTSADNPVPAEVKDLSWDDVAPVDMLGLEVGYRLIPLVDKTQGGELLARIKGVRRKLSQDLGFLVPSVHIRDNLDLMPNAYRVTLMGVSLAEAEVHPDKDLAIDPGQVFGSIDGIAGKDPSFGLDAVWIDPKKRDQAQTYGYTVVDVSTVVATHINQIMHKHAYELIGHDEVQQLLSLLKQYNPKLAEELVPNTVPLSVLLKVLQNLLIEGVPLRDMRTIAESIMGVQPKTQDPMILTAAVRTSLSRLIIQTLADGVEEIPVLTLEPQLEKMLMQTVQQSQQSGIKNEEALILEPQMAEQLQSSLRQSAEQQEAMGNTPILIVSAPIRPMLARFMRYGMVNMSVLSYQEVPDHKRITVVGVIGQ encoded by the coding sequence GTGAATTTTGACCGCGGCCGACTTACTGGGCAGGTTCAAGGGATTTTAAGTGGGAATTTAGGTATTCCTATTTTGTTGTTGTCGCTGTTAGCGATGATGATTTTACCTATTCCTGCTTTTTTATTGGATGTCCTTTTTACTTTTAATATTGCCTTAGCCATTGTTGTGCTTTTGGTCGCTATCTATTCCATGCGGCCTTTAGATTTTGCTGTGTTCCCTACTGTTCTTCTAGTATCTACATTAATGCGATTGGCGCTTAACGTAGCGTCAACTCGCGTGGTGTTATTGAATGGTCATGAGGGTGGTGATGCGGCCGGTAAGGTTATTCAAGCTTTCGGTGAAGTGGTTATTGGTGGTAACTACGTTGTTGGTTTTGTTGTCTTTGCCATTCTGATGATTATTAACTTTGCCGTTGTTACCAAAGGTGCTGGCCGTATTTCGGAAGTAAGTGCGCGCTTTACCTTGGATGCAATGCCCGGTAAGCAGATGGCAATTGACGCCGACCTAAATGCCGGCATGATCGACGCAGATCAGGCTAAGCAGCGTCGTACTGAGATTGCTTCCGAAGCTGAGTTTTATGGCTCTATGGATGGTGCCTCGAAGTTTGTGAAAGGGGATGCTATTGCTGGTCTGCTTATTCTGGGTATTAATATCATTGGTGGTTTGTCCATTGGTATGGCGCAGCATGACCTTTCTTTTACAGAGGCTATCGAACGTTATTCATTGTTGACGATTGGTGATGGCTTGGTTGCTCAGCTTCCTTCTTTGATGCTTTCTACTGCAGCTGCAATCATGGTTACTCGGGTTAACGAGACGGGTGATATGGGCGGACAGATTGTTCGCCAAATGTTTGGTTCCTCAAAAGCGCTGTATGTAGCTGCTGGTGTGATGACGATTATGGGGATCGTTCCAGGTATGCCGCATTTTTCATTCTTGTCCTTGGCTGCATGTTTGGGTGGTCTTGCCTATTTTCTTGAGTATCGTAAGAAGCAGAAACCTAAGCAAGGGCCGAAAAGTGCTGGTAAAACGTCAGCAGACAATCCAGTTCCAGCTGAAGTGAAAGACCTGAGTTGGGATGATGTGGCTCCTGTTGATATGCTTGGGTTGGAAGTGGGTTATCGTTTGATACCTTTGGTTGATAAAACTCAGGGTGGTGAGTTGCTTGCAAGAATTAAAGGTGTGCGTCGTAAGTTATCTCAAGACTTAGGTTTTTTGGTGCCGAGTGTGCATATTCGGGATAACTTAGATTTGATGCCGAATGCCTACAGAGTTACCTTGATGGGTGTGAGTTTGGCAGAAGCTGAAGTTCATCCGGATAAAGATTTAGCAATCGATCCAGGTCAGGTATTTGGTTCGATTGATGGTATTGCAGGTAAAGATCCATCATTTGGTTTAGATGCCGTTTGGATTGATCCTAAGAAAAGAGATCAGGCACAGACTTATGGCTACACAGTGGTCGATGTGAGTACGGTTGTTGCGACTCATATTAATCAGATTATGCACAAACATGCCTATGAATTGATTGGTCATGATGAGGTTCAGCAGCTGTTGAGTCTTCTGAAGCAGTACAATCCCAAATTGGCAGAAGAGTTGGTGCCAAATACGGTGCCTTTGAGTGTTCTGTTAAAAGTACTGCAGAATCTATTGATAGAGGGAGTGCCGTTAAGGGATATGCGAACGATTGCTGAATCAATTATGGGGGTTCAACCAAAGACTCAAGATCCTATGATATTGACTGCAGCAGTGAGAACATCATTATCACGTTTGATTATTCAAACCTTGGCTGATGGGGTTGAGGAAATTCCTGTGTTAACGTTAGAGCCTCAATTAGAGAAAATGCTGATGCAGACGGTTCAGCAAAGCCAGCAGTCTGGGATTAAAAATGAAGAGGCATTAATTTTAGAACCGCAAATGGCAGAGCAGTTACAGTCATCTTTGCGTCAGTCTGCCGAGCAGCAAGAGGCAATGGGAAACACTCCTATATTAATTGTGTCTGCTCCTATACGTCCTATGTTGGCGCGTTTTATGCGCTATGGTATGGTGAATATGTCAGTACTTTCTTATCAAGAAGTGCCGGATCATAAACGTATTACTGTGGTAGGTGTTATAGGTCAATAA
- the fliP gene encoding flagellar type III secretion system pore protein FliP (The bacterial flagellar biogenesis protein FliP forms a type III secretion system (T3SS)-type pore required for flagellar assembly.), with protein MIRFGLILLLLLPTLSWAEVGLPAVKVVTNADGSQDYSVSLQILFIMTALTLLPAALMMMTAFTRIIIVLSILRQAIGLQQTPSNQIMIGMALFLTLFIMTPTLDRVNEVALQPYLKEEMTSVQAVEAASVPIRDFMLAQTREDDIALFVKLAGREGTIQSMDTLPFTILMPAFVTSELKTAFQIGFMIFIPFLIVDMVVASVLMAMGMMMLSPVIISLPFKIMLFVMVDGWSMIMGTLAASFGI; from the coding sequence ATGATTCGTTTTGGCCTGATTCTGTTGTTATTGTTACCCACTTTGTCGTGGGCTGAGGTCGGATTACCTGCAGTAAAAGTTGTAACAAATGCCGATGGTAGTCAAGACTACAGTGTTTCGTTACAAATCCTATTTATCATGACGGCTTTGACACTTCTGCCTGCGGCCTTAATGATGATGACGGCTTTTACTCGAATTATTATAGTGTTGTCTATTTTGCGTCAGGCCATTGGTTTGCAACAAACACCGTCTAATCAAATTATGATTGGTATGGCTTTGTTTTTAACCTTATTCATCATGACGCCAACGTTAGATAGAGTGAATGAGGTTGCATTGCAGCCATACTTAAAAGAAGAAATGACATCTGTGCAGGCTGTTGAAGCGGCCTCTGTGCCTATACGGGACTTTATGTTGGCTCAAACCCGAGAAGATGATATTGCTCTTTTTGTTAAGTTAGCAGGTAGGGAGGGGACTATTCAGTCAATGGATACTTTGCCGTTTACTATCCTGATGCCTGCTTTTGTGACAAGCGAGCTTAAAACAGCTTTTCAAATTGGTTTTATGATTTTTATTCCGTTTCTGATCGTCGACATGGTGGTGGCCAGTGTTTTAATGGCAATGGGTATGATGATGTTGTCGCCAGTTATTATCTCGCTACCTTTTAAAATCATGCTTTTTGTTATGGTTGATGGTTGGTCTATGATTATGGGTACGTTGGCTGCGAGTTTCGGGATTTAA
- a CDS encoding chemotaxis response regulator CheY: MKILIVDDFSTMRRIIKNLLRDLGFTNTVEADDGTTALPILQAGTIDFLVTDWNMPGMTGIELLRAVRADEKLKSIPVLMVTAEAKRDQIISAAQAGVNGYVVKPFTAVALKEKIEKIFERIDAAK, translated from the coding sequence ATGAAGATCCTGATTGTTGATGATTTCTCGACAATGAGACGTATCATTAAAAACTTATTACGGGATTTAGGGTTTACCAATACAGTTGAAGCGGATGACGGAACAACTGCATTGCCTATACTTCAAGCTGGAACAATTGATTTTCTTGTGACCGATTGGAATATGCCTGGAATGACAGGGATTGAATTGCTTCGTGCTGTTCGTGCTGATGAAAAATTGAAAAGCATTCCTGTTCTCATGGTAACGGCTGAAGCTAAGCGTGACCAGATTATTTCTGCGGCTCAGGCTGGGGTGAACGGTTATGTTGTTAAGCCTTTTACTGCAGTGGCTCTCAAGGAAAAAATTGAGAAAATATTCGAACGAATAGACGCTGCAAAATAG
- the flhB gene encoding flagellar biosynthesis protein FlhB, producing the protein MAENEDGSEKTESASSKKLQDARNKGNLPRSKDLSSALLLIVAAATIYGTGTLLVRDLAVLFDFNFLVDRSDVFDLNRMVFHLYESVVAMMDSMVLLMSVLAAAGIIGSIALGGLNFAWEPLTPKLSKMSPIAGLKRMFSVQSLVELLKSIAKVTLVGVISVLVVNYFLPETLGLTFQSIELAIAHGIDIVIWSFVFVTLALALIAAIDVPFQVWSHKEKLKMTKQEVKDEYKQQEGDPLVRGRIRQLQRQAAMNRMMSDVPNADVIITNPTHFSVALKYDQTGGVAPVMLAKGGDFIALKIREVGNHYDIPVIQSPALARAIYHHTEIGDEIPEGLFKVVAQLLAYVYQLRNARMGAPHPEAMPNLDVPDEFQWDGS; encoded by the coding sequence ATGGCTGAGAATGAAGACGGTAGCGAAAAGACGGAAAGTGCCAGTAGTAAGAAGCTTCAGGATGCTCGGAATAAAGGTAATCTCCCCCGTTCTAAAGATCTAAGTTCTGCTCTTTTGTTGATTGTTGCTGCTGCAACTATATACGGGACAGGCACTTTACTTGTGCGTGACTTAGCCGTTTTATTTGACTTTAACTTTCTTGTTGATAGATCGGATGTATTTGATTTAAATCGCATGGTTTTTCATCTCTATGAGTCCGTCGTTGCTATGATGGATTCTATGGTCTTGTTGATGTCTGTTTTGGCCGCTGCTGGCATTATCGGTAGTATTGCTCTCGGTGGTTTGAATTTCGCTTGGGAGCCTTTGACGCCAAAGCTCAGTAAAATGAGCCCAATAGCAGGTCTTAAACGAATGTTTTCCGTTCAGTCTTTGGTGGAGCTTTTAAAGTCTATTGCTAAAGTGACGTTGGTTGGTGTTATTTCTGTGTTGGTGGTGAATTATTTTTTGCCTGAAACGCTTGGATTAACTTTCCAGTCTATAGAGCTGGCTATTGCTCATGGTATTGATATTGTTATTTGGTCTTTCGTCTTTGTGACGCTTGCTTTGGCGTTGATTGCGGCAATTGATGTGCCTTTTCAGGTATGGTCACACAAAGAAAAGTTAAAAATGACTAAGCAAGAAGTGAAGGATGAATATAAGCAGCAAGAAGGTGATCCTCTAGTTCGAGGTCGAATTCGTCAGTTGCAGCGGCAAGCTGCGATGAATCGCATGATGTCTGATGTGCCAAATGCGGATGTTATTATTACTAACCCAACACATTTTTCCGTAGCTCTAAAATACGATCAAACTGGCGGTGTTGCGCCTGTGATGCTCGCCAAAGGTGGCGATTTTATTGCATTGAAAATTCGTGAAGTCGGCAATCACTATGATATCCCTGTGATACAATCGCCCGCATTAGCAAGGGCAATATATCACCATACTGAGATCGGTGATGAGATACCAGAGGGTTTGTTTAAAGTGGTGGCACAACTGTTGGCTTATGTGTATCAATTGCGCAATGCTCGCATGGGGGCGCCACACCCAGAAGCGATGCCAAACTTAGATGTGCCTGATGAATTTCAGTGGGACGGTAGTTAA
- the flhF gene encoding flagellar biosynthesis protein FlhF has protein sequence MQIRRFRAPDMRQAIRKVRDAVGPDAVILSNQRLPTGEIEIVAALDYDGSLPSSMTSKRSPAPRSEQYADPSADYLERIERAKQQTTAPQNTSSSNTYSEKQPATQFEMPPLSKDKEDPAVEEALSIHNSESAKQLREMELELKNVRTMLEQRQQTDGKADAKENAVELRAREKLKGLGLSEFVVSRLIDDIDLKGREDDWNRLLAHLADYIPVRSSSSELKGCIAFMGPTGVGKTTTIGKIAAQHVLKHGSEGVVLITTDTYRIAAHEQLRTFGRILNVPVEVVNEYSDLNEVLAKYANYSLVLVDTAGMNPRDSNLERQLLMMKRARASLKKLLVLPCTSQRQVLKTVVDVYSQVQLDGCVLSKLDESASLGEAISVVIEEGLPVVYIADGQRIPDDIEPARAHNLISRAVYTAEHYSQLYGSLKYGS, from the coding sequence ATGCAAATTAGGCGGTTTCGAGCACCTGACATGCGGCAAGCGATACGGAAGGTTCGTGATGCTGTAGGCCCCGATGCGGTCATTTTGTCAAATCAGCGTCTGCCTACCGGTGAGATAGAAATAGTTGCCGCTCTAGATTACGATGGATCTTTGCCTTCTAGTATGACTTCAAAGCGCTCGCCTGCGCCTCGTTCAGAGCAATATGCAGACCCAAGTGCAGATTATTTAGAGCGTATTGAAAGAGCAAAGCAACAGACTACTGCCCCGCAAAATACTTCATCTTCAAATACATATTCAGAAAAACAACCTGCAACTCAGTTCGAAATGCCTCCTTTGTCGAAGGATAAAGAGGATCCAGCTGTCGAAGAAGCATTGTCAATTCATAATAGTGAAAGTGCTAAGCAACTACGAGAGATGGAACTTGAACTTAAAAATGTTCGAACTATGCTAGAACAGCGTCAGCAAACTGACGGCAAAGCTGATGCAAAAGAAAATGCAGTAGAGTTACGTGCTAGGGAGAAGTTAAAAGGTTTAGGTTTGTCTGAATTTGTCGTGTCTAGATTGATTGATGATATTGATTTAAAAGGGCGAGAAGATGACTGGAATCGTTTGCTTGCCCATTTAGCTGACTATATTCCTGTTCGTTCTAGTTCTTCAGAATTAAAAGGCTGTATTGCGTTTATGGGACCTACTGGCGTTGGTAAAACAACAACGATCGGTAAAATTGCCGCCCAACACGTTTTAAAACATGGTTCTGAAGGTGTTGTCTTAATTACTACTGATACTTACCGTATTGCTGCCCATGAGCAGCTGCGGACTTTTGGGCGTATATTAAATGTCCCAGTTGAAGTAGTGAATGAATACTCTGACTTAAACGAAGTTTTGGCAAAATATGCTAATTATTCTTTGGTGCTTGTTGATACAGCAGGTATGAATCCAAGGGATTCGAATCTTGAACGACAGCTTCTAATGATGAAGCGTGCGCGAGCAAGTCTTAAAAAATTATTAGTATTACCTTGCACAAGTCAAAGGCAAGTATTAAAAACAGTTGTCGATGTTTATTCTCAAGTTCAATTAGATGGTTGTGTTTTAAGTAAGCTTGATGAATCAGCTTCACTTGGTGAAGCTATTAGTGTAGTTATTGAAGAAGGTTTACCTGTTGTATATATCGCAGATGGCCAAAGAATTCCAGATGACATAGAGCCAGCTCGTGCACATAATTTGATTAGTAGGGCTGTGTATACCGCAGAACATTACAGTCAGCTTTATGGGTCACTAAAGTATGGTAGTTAG
- the fliR gene encoding flagellar biosynthetic protein FliR, with protein MLELHPDQLLGLTISFLLPFFRIGAFFMALPLFGSRLVSPRVRIAFSFLVAVIVTPVIDVPNYDPISPAYIVLIAEQLVIGFVLGFVVTILFQLFSLAGQLAAMKAGLGFAMSNDPANGISVATLGQYYLSMVSLAFLGTNGHLVMIEYLVESFTYWPIGGGFDSQRYWQLVLLGGWMFEKALLIVMPLAVAVLVINLSFGVVAKASPQLNVFALGFPIIMLFSLFFFWIMLDDFLNIYLLFFGEMIDWMQTTWGIRLNG; from the coding sequence ATGTTAGAGCTTCATCCTGATCAGCTGCTGGGCTTGACGATTAGTTTTCTTTTGCCTTTTTTTCGGATTGGGGCTTTTTTTATGGCACTGCCTTTATTTGGTAGTCGCTTAGTTAGTCCTCGAGTACGTATTGCTTTTTCCTTTCTTGTTGCCGTCATTGTTACTCCTGTAATTGATGTGCCAAATTATGATCCTATCTCTCCAGCTTACATTGTGTTGATTGCTGAGCAATTGGTCATTGGTTTTGTGCTTGGTTTTGTGGTTACTATCTTGTTTCAGTTGTTTTCACTTGCGGGGCAGTTGGCCGCGATGAAGGCTGGCTTGGGTTTTGCGATGTCTAATGACCCTGCCAATGGTATTTCTGTTGCGACGCTTGGTCAGTATTATTTATCCATGGTGTCGCTGGCTTTTTTGGGAACGAATGGCCACTTGGTGATGATAGAGTACCTAGTTGAAAGTTTTACCTATTGGCCAATTGGGGGAGGATTTGATAGTCAGCGTTATTGGCAGCTAGTATTACTTGGTGGTTGGATGTTTGAAAAGGCACTACTGATTGTAATGCCTTTGGCTGTTGCTGTATTGGTGATTAACTTGTCTTTCGGTGTCGTGGCCAAAGCATCTCCGCAATTGAATGTTTTTGCGTTAGGGTTCCCAATCATAATGTTATTTTCTTTGTTCTTTTTCTGGATTATGTTAGATGACTTCTTGAATATCTACTTGTTGTTTTTCGGAGAGATGATTGACTGGATGCAGACAACATGGGGGATTCGTTTAAATGGCTGA
- a CDS encoding protein phosphatase CheZ, translating into MSNVLGSGLVDFENLVKDGAVDLLNHIEVGDFSGAIKVIQELSEARHKSFYNEVGFLTRSLHDAIRDFQVDSMDLVVGEGGKDSATKITDASDRLNYVIETTSAAANKTMDMVDSSVPVASELQSQARELRKDWSRLIQRDLTPQEFRDLYKRIDVFLSYADDSATTLHSNLNTILLEQGYQDLTGQVIARVNDLIRDVEEKLVHLVAVAGRVDSISGIEHQEKESEHDDTRGHGPAINKQNNPEVLSSQDEVDDLLSSLGF; encoded by the coding sequence ATGTCGAATGTATTGGGATCTGGACTAGTGGATTTTGAAAACCTAGTAAAAGATGGTGCTGTGGATCTTTTAAATCACATTGAAGTCGGTGATTTCAGTGGTGCTATTAAAGTAATCCAAGAGTTAAGCGAAGCTCGTCATAAAAGCTTTTATAACGAAGTGGGATTTTTAACTCGAAGTCTGCATGATGCTATTCGTGATTTTCAAGTCGATTCAATGGACTTAGTTGTTGGTGAGGGTGGAAAAGATTCTGCTACTAAAATTACTGACGCCTCTGACCGACTGAATTATGTTATAGAAACAACTAGTGCGGCGGCCAATAAAACTATGGACATGGTGGACAGTAGTGTTCCTGTGGCCAGTGAGTTACAAAGTCAAGCAAGGGAGTTGCGAAAAGACTGGAGTCGACTAATTCAGCGAGACTTAACACCTCAAGAATTCCGAGACTTATATAAGCGTATTGATGTATTCCTATCTTATGCTGATGACAGTGCCACTACCTTGCATTCAAACCTCAACACAATTCTTCTAGAGCAAGGTTATCAAGACCTAACGGGTCAAGTGATCGCTAGAGTGAATGATTTAATTCGAGATGTAGAAGAAAAACTTGTGCATCTCGTTGCTGTTGCTGGACGCGTTGATAGTATCTCGGGGATTGAACACCAAGAGAAAGAGTCTGAACACGATGACACTCGTGGTCATGGCCCAGCTATTAATAAACAAAACAACCCTGAAGTACTGAGTAGTCAAGACGAAGTAGACGACTTGCTATCAAGTCTTGGTTTCTAG
- a CDS encoding RNA polymerase sigma factor FliA, whose amino-acid sequence MQSKNGYNTYSKKATLSIDAIVEQYGYLVKKIAYHLLARLPDSVDVDDLIQAGMMGLIEAYKRFESTKGASFETYAGIRIRGSIMDEVRKTDWAPRSVRRNGRAVANAIKELEAKLGREVSDMEIAAHMNISMDEYHDMIHSSMSTQLFSYEEMLDSDTNNLDSVESEVENSPYSLVEDGGFQNQLAKEIDELPEREKLVLSLYYNEELNLKEIGAVLGVSESRVSQIHSQAAMRLRARLSDWRD is encoded by the coding sequence ATGCAAAGCAAGAATGGATATAACACATACTCTAAAAAAGCAACGCTTTCGATTGATGCGATTGTTGAGCAATATGGGTATTTGGTAAAAAAAATTGCTTACCATCTATTGGCGCGTTTGCCCGATAGTGTGGATGTTGATGATTTGATTCAAGCTGGCATGATGGGGCTTATTGAGGCCTATAAGCGCTTTGAGTCGACCAAGGGTGCTAGTTTTGAAACTTACGCCGGTATTCGTATTCGCGGCTCCATCATGGATGAGGTGCGAAAAACAGATTGGGCCCCTCGCTCGGTTCGTCGCAATGGTCGAGCAGTTGCTAATGCAATAAAAGAGTTAGAAGCTAAGTTGGGCCGTGAAGTGTCCGATATGGAAATAGCGGCTCATATGAATATAAGTATGGATGAATATCACGACATGATTCATTCATCTATGTCTACTCAGTTGTTTAGTTATGAAGAAATGCTAGACTCTGATACAAATAATTTAGATAGTGTCGAATCTGAGGTAGAAAATTCACCTTATTCTTTAGTAGAAGATGGCGGTTTTCAAAATCAATTGGCGAAAGAAATTGATGAATTACCGGAAAGAGAAAAATTGGTTTTGTCTCTTTATTATAATGAAGAGCTTAACCTGAAAGAAATTGGTGCTGTGTTAGGCGTTAGTGAATCTAGAGTCAGTCAAATTCATAGTCAAGCGGCTATGCGATTGCGAGCTCGATTAAGTGATTGGCGAGATTAA
- the fliQ gene encoding flagellar biosynthesis protein FliQ — MNPQVVLDLYGQGFYLIVLIVGVVMVPSLIVGLIVSVFQAATQINEQTLSFLPRLIVTILVIMQLGPWILMKLTDFTTNLFINIPMIIG, encoded by the coding sequence ATGAATCCTCAAGTAGTGTTAGATTTATACGGACAAGGTTTTTATCTCATTGTTTTGATTGTTGGGGTGGTGATGGTACCCAGCCTGATTGTGGGGCTTATTGTGAGTGTGTTTCAGGCTGCAACACAGATAAACGAGCAAACTTTGTCTTTTTTGCCTAGATTGATCGTAACAATTTTAGTCATTATGCAATTGGGGCCGTGGATATTGATGAAGTTGACGGATTTCACGACCAATTTGTTCATTAATATTCCTATGATAATAGGCTGA